A window of Sphingorhabdus lacus contains these coding sequences:
- a CDS encoding glycerol-3-phosphate dehydrogenase has product MTEQIYDLVIVGGGVNGVGIARDAAGRGAKVLLLERGDLARGTSSASTKLIHGGLRYLEHYEFALVRESLIERERLWAIAPHIIWPLRFVLPHQKGIRPAWLVRLGLFLYDHIGGRKKLPATRTLHLHDSPAGAPLKPEYDKAFEYSDCWVDDARLVVLNALDAAEHGADIRTRAEVTHLERRDGLWHIEIAGQPAVTARAVANAAGPAVLDLLARTTGHQRKPDERIRLVRGSHIVVAKMFDTPQAYFCQNPDGRIFFAIPYEDDFTLIGTTDADHQGPLDNITATEEEIRYICESAGVYFKQKITPDDVIYSYAGVRPLVDDGSGKPETASRGYHFDLDTDAQGTAPLLSIFGGKITTYRHLAESAVGKLAEYLPMLAGPSWTLEKPLPGGDFPMDGAEALCSRFATLYPFLPMPLIRRLVRSYGTSAQKWIGEAKAIADLGTDFGHGLYAAEVDYLIDQEWARSADDILWRRSKLGLRFDSAQAAALDAYVLSKR; this is encoded by the coding sequence ATGACTGAACAGATTTACGACCTCGTCATCGTCGGTGGCGGCGTCAATGGAGTGGGAATAGCCCGTGATGCTGCCGGACGCGGGGCGAAGGTCCTGTTGCTGGAACGAGGCGATCTGGCGCGCGGGACATCTTCGGCATCGACAAAGCTGATTCATGGCGGGCTGCGCTATCTGGAACATTATGAATTCGCGCTGGTGCGCGAATCTCTCATCGAGCGAGAACGGCTTTGGGCGATTGCGCCCCATATCATCTGGCCGCTGCGTTTTGTGCTGCCACACCAAAAGGGCATCCGCCCCGCGTGGCTCGTTCGGCTGGGCCTGTTTTTGTACGACCATATCGGCGGGCGCAAGAAATTGCCCGCCACCCGCACGCTTCACCTGCATGATTCCCCGGCAGGAGCGCCTTTGAAGCCCGAATATGACAAAGCCTTCGAATATTCGGATTGCTGGGTGGATGACGCACGGCTGGTTGTCCTGAACGCCTTGGATGCAGCAGAACATGGTGCGGACATACGCACCCGCGCCGAAGTCACACATCTCGAACGCCGTGACGGGCTCTGGCATATCGAAATTGCTGGCCAGCCTGCCGTTACGGCACGTGCCGTGGCCAATGCAGCCGGCCCCGCGGTGCTGGACCTGTTGGCGCGCACAACCGGACATCAGCGCAAGCCCGATGAGCGCATACGTCTGGTAAGAGGATCGCATATCGTCGTGGCCAAGATGTTCGACACGCCACAAGCCTATTTCTGCCAGAATCCCGACGGCCGCATTTTCTTTGCCATCCCCTATGAGGATGATTTTACCCTGATCGGCACCACCGATGCGGACCATCAAGGGCCGCTCGACAATATTACCGCGACCGAGGAAGAAATCCGCTACATCTGTGAATCCGCGGGCGTCTATTTCAAACAGAAGATAACGCCTGATGATGTGATCTACAGCTACGCCGGCGTCCGGCCGCTCGTCGACGACGGCTCCGGCAAACCCGAGACGGCATCGCGGGGCTATCATTTCGATCTGGACACCGATGCGCAGGGAACAGCGCCGTTGCTCTCCATCTTCGGTGGAAAAATCACCACCTATCGCCACCTAGCCGAGAGCGCCGTTGGCAAACTGGCCGAGTATTTACCGATGCTGGCGGGGCCTAGTTGGACCCTCGAAAAACCGCTGCCCGGTGGGGATTTCCCTATGGACGGGGCAGAGGCGTTGTGCAGCCGGTTCGCCACGCTTTATCCCTTCCTACCCATGCCGCTGATCCGGCGACTGGTGCGGTCCTATGGCACAAGCGCACAGAAGTGGATTGGCGAGGCCAAGGCCATCGCCGATCTCGGGACGGACTTCGGCCATGGTCTTTACGCGGCAGAGGTCGATTATCTGATCGACCAGGAATGGGCGCGATCGGCAGACGATATACTCTGGCGGCGCAGCAAGTTGGGGCTGCGGTTCGACAGCGCACAAGCCGCCGCACTCGATGCCTATGTACTCAGCAAGAGATGA
- a CDS encoding helix-turn-helix domain-containing protein, whose translation MHEGRSDGLERTDTPVNDQHSSFTSPDKIEVTHFAPAAELAPYVTQIYFFRCDEPAIRDRQPAALGHLIFLLSGRGTLKFQNGDIVEVADATVFGPGLAAAEFDFEGPLYDLGFALSPLGFVALTGKAANLYADRAVPASELFGPKVDQLAEEFSTGHRQGTMRVAEMVEKATALLLSLVRPVPPSHMHMVHTVINWLSSDLEPNVEKLYPMLDMSRSTAARLITRYFGSAPKPLMRKYRALRAASMLIDPNCTNTLRAQIESLFYDQPHMIREIRQFAGRTPGTLDGDDTKILRIWLSKDNYRDIETFPG comes from the coding sequence ATGCATGAGGGTCGCAGTGACGGACTTGAGCGTACCGACACGCCGGTGAACGACCAGCACTCATCTTTTACTTCCCCCGACAAAATCGAAGTCACGCATTTCGCACCAGCGGCCGAACTGGCACCCTATGTCACACAGATCTATTTTTTCCGCTGCGATGAACCTGCGATACGCGACCGGCAACCGGCAGCACTTGGCCATCTGATATTCCTGCTCAGCGGGCGGGGTACATTGAAATTTCAAAATGGCGATATCGTCGAGGTTGCCGACGCAACTGTCTTTGGCCCGGGTCTTGCCGCTGCGGAATTCGACTTTGAAGGCCCCCTTTACGATCTGGGCTTTGCGCTTTCCCCCTTGGGATTCGTGGCGCTGACCGGAAAGGCTGCAAATCTATATGCGGACCGGGCCGTTCCGGCGTCCGAACTGTTCGGTCCGAAGGTCGACCAACTGGCCGAAGAGTTTAGCACAGGGCACCGGCAGGGAACGATGCGCGTGGCCGAAATGGTCGAAAAGGCAACCGCCCTTCTTCTGTCCCTAGTACGGCCGGTTCCACCATCGCATATGCATATGGTGCACACGGTCATAAATTGGCTCTCCAGTGACCTGGAACCCAATGTCGAGAAGCTTTATCCGATGCTGGATATGTCGCGCAGCACCGCCGCACGGCTCATTACGCGATATTTCGGTTCGGCCCCCAAACCGTTGATGCGCAAATATAGGGCGCTTCGAGCGGCAAGTATGCTGATCGACCCCAACTGCACCAACACGCTACGCGCCCAGATCGAGTCGCTTTTCTACGACCAGCCGCACATGATTCGGGAAATCCGGCAATTTGCGGGACGAACCCCGGGGACGCTGGATGGCGATGATACAAAAATCCTCCGTATCTGGCTGTCGAAAGACAATTACCGCGATATCGAGACCTTTCCGGGTTGA
- a CDS encoding SUF system Fe-S cluster assembly regulator — protein MRLSNMADYAVVVMSAASRHCGSLRTSATELASETGIALPTVQKLVSILTKGGLLRSVRGAGGGIQLARPAAAITLADIIEAVEGPIAMTNCINASTCNCAIEPDCNIKPHWAIVNNAVRSALSDVSLSSLAVGRAA, from the coding sequence ATGCGCTTGTCCAATATGGCAGATTATGCAGTGGTCGTTATGAGTGCGGCGTCGCGCCATTGCGGCAGCTTGCGTACGTCCGCAACGGAACTGGCGAGCGAAACCGGAATCGCGCTTCCCACCGTACAAAAACTGGTGAGCATTTTGACCAAAGGCGGACTTCTCCGCTCTGTCCGGGGTGCAGGCGGCGGTATCCAGCTTGCACGTCCCGCTGCGGCGATCACGCTGGCCGATATTATCGAGGCGGTGGAAGGGCCGATTGCCATGACCAACTGTATAAATGCGTCCACCTGCAACTGCGCGATTGAACCGGACTGCAATATCAAGCCGCATTGGGCGATTGTGAACAATGCGGTCCGCAGCGCCCTGTCCGATGTCTCGCTCAGCAGCCTTGCCGTGGGGCGGGCCGCATGA
- a CDS encoding MFS transporter codes for MATDTGKWIRYGLIALLFFGTALNYLDRQVLALLKPTLQVEFGWSDREFGHFGSAFQIATAVALLGIGWFIDRFGVRWGYGLAVAVWSLAGMAHAYASTVGQFVAARVTLAVAESVNTPAAMKSAATYLPIRERSVGIGVINSAANIGAILAPLTVPWIAITYGWQEAFIITGALGFVWLIFWWLGTSKLTPLGDAAIAATQPKEKGPPWRELLKERRTWAVAGAKLLTDLVWWFILFWAPDFFARQFGLGQAEIGGPTAVVYALAAVGALTSGILFPILLGRGMTPNGARKSSMFFYALLILPIPLALQAPNEWMAALIIGLALFAHQGFSTNIFGMTADIIPARQVGSVIAIGALVGNLSGAAMLEFAGWSLDSGYGYTPMFAMCASAYLLALLWIHIMQPKLEVVNSAE; via the coding sequence ATGGCAACAGATACCGGCAAGTGGATTCGCTACGGCCTGATCGCGCTGCTGTTTTTCGGAACAGCGCTGAACTATCTTGATCGGCAGGTTCTCGCATTATTGAAACCGACGCTTCAGGTCGAATTTGGCTGGAGCGATCGTGAATTCGGGCATTTCGGCTCTGCGTTCCAGATTGCCACGGCTGTGGCATTGCTTGGAATAGGCTGGTTTATCGACCGCTTTGGCGTGCGTTGGGGCTATGGTTTGGCAGTTGCCGTCTGGAGCCTCGCCGGCATGGCCCATGCCTATGCCAGCACGGTCGGGCAATTTGTCGCCGCCCGCGTCACCTTGGCGGTGGCAGAGTCGGTGAATACGCCGGCCGCCATGAAATCGGCCGCAACCTATCTGCCGATCCGCGAGCGGTCGGTCGGCATCGGCGTAATCAATAGTGCCGCCAATATCGGCGCGATCCTTGCGCCGCTGACGGTGCCGTGGATTGCCATCACCTATGGCTGGCAAGAGGCGTTCATTATCACGGGCGCTCTCGGCTTTGTGTGGCTGATCTTTTGGTGGCTCGGTACGAGCAAGTTGACGCCTCTTGGCGACGCGGCCATCGCGGCGACCCAGCCAAAGGAAAAGGGACCGCCCTGGCGCGAACTGTTGAAGGAACGCCGGACCTGGGCCGTTGCCGGTGCAAAGCTTCTGACCGATCTTGTCTGGTGGTTTATCCTGTTCTGGGCACCCGATTTCTTTGCACGGCAGTTCGGGCTGGGGCAGGCGGAAATAGGCGGGCCGACGGCGGTGGTTTATGCGTTGGCGGCTGTCGGTGCGCTGACCAGCGGCATCCTGTTTCCCATTCTGCTAGGCCGTGGCATGACGCCCAACGGCGCGCGTAAATCCTCGATGTTTTTCTACGCCCTTCTGATCTTGCCTATTCCGCTGGCTTTGCAGGCGCCCAATGAATGGATGGCGGCGCTGATCATCGGTCTTGCGCTGTTCGCGCATCAGGGCTTTTCGACCAATATCTTTGGCATGACCGCCGATATCATCCCGGCGCGGCAAGTCGGCAGCGTGATCGCAATTGGTGCGCTGGTGGGCAATCTCAGCGGCGCGGCGATGCTGGAATTCGCGGGCTGGTCATTGGATTCAGGTTATGGCTACACGCCGATGTTCGCCATGTGCGCCAGCGCCTATCTCTTGGCGCTGCTCTGGATCCACATCATGCAGCCCAAGCTTGAGGTCGTAAACAGCGCAGAATGA
- a CDS encoding YeiH family protein produces MTPQDINANYIADLYGETYLAEENPAARTRLAVRALFPGIAVVAIASAAATWFSEHYAMPVILAGLLIGLALNFVSAERKVHPGLDFCGTSCLRWGIVLLGTQVTAMQIGSLGIVAFLGLIGIMTIVIGAGLLGAHWGGQSRYAGWLAGGATAICGASAALAIYAVIGRERLNQNQFTLTLVGVALASAIAMSFYPLIAAALDFSDKQAGFLMGAAVHDVAQALGGGYSYSQNAGEVATIVKLSRVALLAPAVALIGLAIGSSGGKPKGLIAKLKLPWFILAFFAAVALNSVIDAPAWVAEYGLVASKAMLLFAVTATAMRSRLDLLLSQGWKALLPVMLATFMAFVASAAFAWAFL; encoded by the coding sequence ATGACACCGCAAGACATAAACGCGAATTATATCGCCGACCTCTATGGCGAGACCTATCTCGCCGAGGAGAATCCGGCGGCGCGCACCCGTCTTGCGGTCCGTGCGCTCTTTCCCGGAATTGCGGTTGTGGCCATCGCATCCGCGGCGGCCACATGGTTTTCCGAACATTATGCCATGCCGGTTATTCTGGCGGGATTGTTGATCGGTCTTGCCCTGAACTTCGTCTCGGCCGAACGTAAGGTCCATCCCGGCCTTGATTTCTGCGGCACATCCTGCCTGCGTTGGGGCATCGTGTTGCTGGGGACGCAGGTCACCGCCATGCAGATTGGCAGTCTGGGCATTGTCGCATTTCTGGGCCTGATCGGCATCATGACGATCGTGATCGGCGCAGGCCTGCTCGGCGCGCATTGGGGTGGGCAAAGCCGTTATGCAGGCTGGCTTGCGGGCGGAGCCACGGCCATCTGCGGGGCCTCGGCGGCGCTCGCCATTTATGCCGTGATCGGGCGGGAACGCTTGAACCAGAACCAGTTCACCCTGACCCTCGTCGGCGTTGCTTTGGCGAGCGCGATTGCGATGTCATTTTACCCGTTAATCGCCGCGGCTTTGGATTTCAGCGACAAGCAGGCAGGCTTTCTGATGGGAGCGGCGGTACATGACGTGGCACAAGCGTTGGGTGGCGGATACAGCTATTCCCAAAATGCGGGCGAAGTCGCCACCATCGTCAAGCTTTCGCGCGTCGCGCTTCTGGCTCCTGCGGTTGCCCTCATCGGCTTGGCAATCGGAAGCAGCGGCGGAAAACCGAAGGGTCTAATCGCCAAGCTTAAGCTCCCATGGTTCATTCTGGCCTTTTTTGCCGCTGTCGCGCTCAACTCGGTCATAGATGCCCCGGCTTGGGTGGCTGAATATGGTTTGGTTGCATCAAAGGCGATGCTGCTTTTCGCGGTTACAGCAACTGCCATGCGGTCGCGTCTCGATCTGCTTTTAAGCCAGGGCTGGAAAGCACTATTGCCGGTGATGCTGGCTACGTTCATGGCCTTCGTCGCATCTGCCGCTTTCGCATGGGCATTTTTATGA